The Vespa velutina chromosome 4, iVesVel2.1, whole genome shotgun sequence genome has a window encoding:
- the LOC124948414 gene encoding COP9 signalosome complex subunit 4 gives MNIGICSEINCSSWPMFVEKMVTVAAVRQQLANLAHSGGSHKDQAEKYRSILDAILASANSNQTQANGELVDALKAFIEAIVNENVSLVISRQVLTDVSSRLLSLPDEISKAVSHYTLDKVQPRVISFEEQVASIRQHLADIYERNQNWREAANVLVGIPLETGQKQYTVDYKLETYLKIARLYLEDDDPVQAEAFINRASLLQAESKNEQLQIYYKVCYARVLDYRRKFIEAAQRYNELSYRSIIHEDERMTALRNALICTVLASAGQQRSRMLATLFKDERCQQLPAYSILEKMYLDRIIRRSELQEFEALLQPHQKACTIDGLGSTILDRAVIEHNLLSASKLYNNITFEELGALLEIPPTKAEKIASQMITEGRMNGYIDQIDSIVHFETRETLPTWDKQIQSLCYQVNQIIEKIAQTEPEWIAKAIEDQLVH, from the exons atgAATATTGGTATTTGTTCTGAAATAAATTGTAGTTCGTGGCCGATGTTCGTCGAAAAGATGGTGACGGTAGCCGCTGTACGTCAACAACTCGCAAATTTGGCACATTCTGGCGGTTCTCATAAGGATCAAGCCGAAAA gtATCGTTCAATTTTAGATGCGATACTAGCTTCGGCTAACTCAAACCAAACACAAGCCAACGGAGAGCTTGTCGATGCTTTAAAGGCTTTCATCGAAGCAA ttgtaaatgaaaatgtaagTCTAGTGATATCAAGACAAGTTTTGACAGACGTTAGTAGTAGATTACTTTCCCTACCTGATGAAATTTCTAAGGCTGTCTCACATTATACTTTAGATAAg gttCAACCACGAGTTATCTCTTTTGAGGAACAAGTAGCTAGTATAAGACAACATTTGGCTGATATTTATGAACGCAATCAAAATTGGCGAGAAGCAGCAAATGTGTTAGTAGGAATACCACTTGAGACAGGacaaaa ACAATATACGGTTGATTATAAACTCGAAACTTATCTTAAGATTGCACGATTATATCTGGAAGATGATGATCCAGTACAAGCTGAAGCTTTCATTAATAGAGCATCTCTCTTGCAg gcAGAATCTAAAAATGAACAATTACAAATCTATTATAAAGTTTGTTACGCGAGAGTATTAGATtacagaagaaaatttatagaagCGGCACAAAGATATAACGAATTGTCATATAGATCTATTATACACGAAGATGAACGGATGACTGCTCTTAGAAATGCATTAATTTGTACAGTACTTGCTTCAGCtg GACAACAAAGAAGTCGTATGCTAGCAACATTATTCAAAGATGAACGTTGTCAACAACTTCCTGCATATTCAATTTTGGAAAAAATGTACTTAGATCGTATAATTCGTCGTTCTGAACTTCAAGAATTTGAAGCTCTTCTACAGCCACATCAAAAAGCTTGTACTATTGATGGATTGGGATCTACTATTCTTGATAGAGCCGTTATTgaacataatttattatctgctagcaaattatataataatattaccttTGAAGAATTGGGTGCTTTACTGGAAATTCCACCAACGAAAGCTGAAAAAATTGCTAGTCAAATGATAACTGAAGGCAGAATGAATGGTTATATTGATCAAATTGATTCTATTGTACATTTCGAAa CACGTGAAACATTACCAACTTGGGACAAACAGATACAATCATTGTGCTATCaagtaaatcaaataatagaaaagattgCCCAAACTGAACCAGAATGGATTGCAAAAGCAATAGAAGATCAACTAGTTCACTAA